From Panthera uncia isolate 11264 chromosome E1, Puncia_PCG_1.0, whole genome shotgun sequence, one genomic window encodes:
- the CD300C gene encoding CMRF35-like molecule 6 has product MTLGNGRAWLPTALLLLQVPGCSSISGPTSVTGTVGGSLSVQCSYEEQLREVSKYWCKRPCFWKTVETKGSNREVRNGRVSIRDHPASLTFTVTLENLTEDDAGIYRCGIDTSWLGGYLQDPAVHIVVSVTPGSTEAPSIMRSTSPPGLHKTLPAPTGSTAIQQETPSPSRHPGSLLSSVNFLLLVFLEVPLLLSMLSVVLWVTRPQRGSGGWAESA; this is encoded by the exons ATGACCCTGGGGAATGGGAGGGCATGGCTGCCTACAGCTCTACTCCTTCTACAGGTCCCAG GCTGTTCCTCTATAAGTGGCCCCACCTCCGTGACGGGCACTGTGGGGGGATCCCTGAGCGTGCAATGTTCATATGAAGAGCAATTAAGAGAAGTTTCCAAATACTGGTGCAAAAGGCCATGTTTTTGGAAAACTGTGGAGACCAAAGGGTCAAACAGAGAAGTGAGGAATGGCCGCGTGTCCATCAGGGACCATCCTGCAAGCCTCACCTTCACAGTGACCTTGGAGAACCTCACAGAGGATGATGCAGGAATATATCGGTGTGGGATCGATACATCATGGTTAGGAGGATACTTGCAAGACCCTGCCGTCCACATTGTGGTGTCTGTGACCCCAG GCTCCACTGAAGCCCCCAGCATCATGAGGTCCACCAGCCCCCCAGGCCTTCACAAGACCCTGCCAGCACCCACGGGGAGCACTGCGATCCAACAAGAGACCCCCAGTCCCAGCCGACATCCCGG GTCCCTGCTCAGCAGCGTCAACTTCTTGCTCCTGGTCTTCCTGGAGGTGCCCCTGCTTCTAAGCATGCTCAGTGTGGTCCTCTGGGTGACCAGACCTCAGAGGGGTTCTGGGGGATGGGCGGAGTCAGCCTAA
- the CD300LB gene encoding CMRF35-like molecule 7 isoform X2, translating to MLLPLVLLLSFPGCLSIQGPESVRGLEGGSVTVRCDYQPRWDTYRKWWCRGAYWELCRILVQTTGSQLEVKGDRVSIGDNRSHHFLTVTMEKVRQDDTDTYWCGISKSGPDLGAPIRVTIEPVMESNYAAILKTQQQGRSMGTVSRDAMPSAGAGQLPGRASRALAAHECPVCAHNL from the exons atgctgctgccgcTAGTTCTTCTTCTCAGCTTCCCAG GTTGCCTCTCCATCCAAGGCCCAGAGTCCGTGAGGGGCTTAGAGGGCGGATCTGTGACTGTGCGGTGTGACTATCAACCAAGATGGGATACCTATAGGAAGTGGTGGTGTCGTGGAGCATACTGGGAGTTGTGCAGGATCCTCGTTCAAACCACAGGATCACAGCTAGAAGTGAAGGGAGACCGTGTGTCCATTGGGGACAACCGGAGTCACCACTTCCTCACAGTGACCATGGAGAAAGTCAGGCAAGATGACACAGACACTTACTGGTGCGGCATCAGCAAGAGTGGACCTGACCTCGGGGCACCTATCAGAGTGACCATTGAGCCAG TGATGGAAAGCAACTATGCTGCAATTCTGAAGACTCAGCAGCAAGGGAGAAGCATGGGGACTGTATCCAGAGACGCAATGCCCAGTGCAGGGGCAGGGCAGCTCCCGGGGAGGGCTAGCAGGGCACTAGCCGCGCACGAGTGCCCTGTCTGTGCCCATAACTTGTGA
- the CD300LB gene encoding CMRF35-like molecule 7 isoform X3 produces the protein MLLPLVLLLSFPGCLSIQGPESVRGLEGGSVTVRCDYQPRWDTYRKWWCRGAYWELCRILVQTTGSQLEVKGDRVSIGDNRSHHFLTVTMEKVRQDDTDTYWCGISKSGPDLGAPIRVTIEPEGTLLTTLASMLSRRTTNGRAGVSSVSYSSLGTSDPQPPAHVLLCQLQRSS, from the exons atgctgctgccgcTAGTTCTTCTTCTCAGCTTCCCAG GTTGCCTCTCCATCCAAGGCCCAGAGTCCGTGAGGGGCTTAGAGGGCGGATCTGTGACTGTGCGGTGTGACTATCAACCAAGATGGGATACCTATAGGAAGTGGTGGTGTCGTGGAGCATACTGGGAGTTGTGCAGGATCCTCGTTCAAACCACAGGATCACAGCTAGAAGTGAAGGGAGACCGTGTGTCCATTGGGGACAACCGGAGTCACCACTTCCTCACAGTGACCATGGAGAAAGTCAGGCAAGATGACACAGACACTTACTGGTGCGGCATCAGCAAGAGTGGACCTGACCTCGGGGCACCTATCAGAGTGACCATTGAGCCAG AGGGAACACTTCTGACCACCTTGGCGAGCATGCTATCCAGGAGAACCACCAATGGCCGTGCAGGGGTATCGTCTGTCTCCTACAGCAG CTTAGGAACATCAGACCCACAGCCCCCTGCCCACGTCCTGCTCTGCCAGCTCCAACGGAGTTCATGA
- the CD300LB gene encoding CMRF35-like molecule 7 isoform X1: MLLPLVLLLSFPGCLSIQGPESVRGLEGGSVTVRCDYQPRWDTYRKWWCRGAYWELCRILVQTTGSQLEVKGDRVSIGDNRSHHFLTVTMEKVRQDDTDTYWCGISKSGPDLGAPIRVTIEPEGTLLTTLASMLSRRTTNGRAGVSSVSYSRNRYILLVFVKVPILLILVGVVLWLKGLSNDSLST, translated from the exons atgctgctgccgcTAGTTCTTCTTCTCAGCTTCCCAG GTTGCCTCTCCATCCAAGGCCCAGAGTCCGTGAGGGGCTTAGAGGGCGGATCTGTGACTGTGCGGTGTGACTATCAACCAAGATGGGATACCTATAGGAAGTGGTGGTGTCGTGGAGCATACTGGGAGTTGTGCAGGATCCTCGTTCAAACCACAGGATCACAGCTAGAAGTGAAGGGAGACCGTGTGTCCATTGGGGACAACCGGAGTCACCACTTCCTCACAGTGACCATGGAGAAAGTCAGGCAAGATGACACAGACACTTACTGGTGCGGCATCAGCAAGAGTGGACCTGACCTCGGGGCACCTATCAGAGTGACCATTGAGCCAG AGGGAACACTTCTGACCACCTTGGCGAGCATGCTATCCAGGAGAACCACCAATGGCCGTGCAGGGGTATCGTCTGTCTCCTACAGCAG GAACCGCTACATCCTTCTGGTGTTCGTGAAGGTGCCCATCTTGCTCATACTGGTTGGTGTTGTCCTTTGGTTGAAGGGCCTCAGTAACGACAGTCTGTCTACATGA